Proteins from one Panthera leo isolate Ple1 chromosome D1, P.leo_Ple1_pat1.1, whole genome shotgun sequence genomic window:
- the PPP2R5B gene encoding serine/threonine-protein phosphatase 2A 56 kDa regulatory subunit beta isoform isoform X1, translated as METKLPPASTPTSPSSPGLSPVPPPDKVDGFSRRSLRRARPRRSHSSSQFRYQSNQQELTPLPLLKDVPASELHELLSRKLAQCGVMFDFLDCVADLKGKEVKRAALNELVECVGSTRGVLIEPVYPDIIRMISVNIFRTLPPSENPEFDPEEDEPNLEPSWPHLQLVYEFFLRFLESPDFQPSVAKRYVDQKFVLMLLELFDSEDPREREYLKTILHRVYGKFLGLRAYIRKQCSHIFLRFIYELEHFNGVAELLEILGSIINGFALPLKTEHKQFLVRVLIPLHSVKSLSVFHAQLAYCVVQFLEKDATLTEHVSTSGGQGRPHPCGSDSSLPQLPQVIRGLLKYWPKTCTQKEVMFLGEMEEILDVIEPSQFVKIQEPLFKQVARCVSSPHFQVAERALYFWNNEYILSLIEDNCHTVLPAVFGTLYQVSKEHWNQTIVSLIYNVLKTFMEMNGKLFDELTASYKLEKQQCLVSLCSCQVPGHPRPAPHCLLQSCSHVLPGSSRRPGSVRSYGKAWRSYGYAGYRGPKGPKRPPSSGLHPRWPPVGVRARDPLEGEELNSELSVPPSPLLPRGPERHTPTPGLARAGLEGSLPGPAWAAFAMGRGGEMVVLATELSGLCGRTRPGSCHQGLHLPRKAGLQTAGRFPPRLLPRARALSPLPALPRASTRSFLTPPWDPWSIYSPQLTPNTDAVLGLGHFLSLLSLTLYFLVPFLFIGQGEG; from the exons ATGGAGACAAAGCTGCCCCCTGCGagcacccccaccagcccctcttCCCCCGGGCTGTCGCCTGTGCCCCCACCCGACAAGGTGGACGGCTTCTCCCGCCGTTCCCTCCGCAGGGCCCGGCCCCGGCGCTCCCACAGCTCCTCTCAGTTCCGCTATCAGAGCAACCAGCAAGAGCTCACTCCACTGCCCCTGCTCAAAG atgTGCCAGCCTCTGAGCTGCACGAGCTGTTGAGCCGGAAGCTGGCCCAGTGTGGGGTGATGTTTGACTTCTTGGACTGTGTGGCTGACCTGAAGGGGAAGGAGGTGAAGCGGGCAGCGCTCAATGAGCTGGTGGAGTGTGTGGGGAGCACCCGGGGGGTCCTCATTGAGCCTGTCTACCCTGACATCATCCGCATG ATCTCAGTGAATATCTTCCGGACCCTGCCACCCAGTGAGAACCCTGAATTTGATCCTGAAGAGGATGAGCCCAACCTTGAGCCTTCCTGGCCACATCTGCAG CTGGTATATGAGTTTTTCCTGCGTTTCTTGGAGAGCCCAGACTTCCAACCCTCTGTGGCCAAGAGATATGTGGATCAAAAGTTTGTCCTGATG CTCCTGGAGCTATTTGATAGTGAGGACCCCCGGGAGCGTGAGTACCTCAAGACCATCCTGCACCGGGTCTATGGCAAGTTCCTGGGGCTCCGGGCCTACATCCGCAAACAGTGCAGCCACATCTTCCTCCG gTTCATCTATGAACTCGAGCACTTCAATGGTGTGGCTGAGCTGCTGGAGATCTTAGGAAG CATCATCAATGGCTTTGCGCTGCCCCTGAAGACCGAGCACAAGCAGTTCCTGGTCCGGGTCCTGATTCCCCTGCACTCTGTCAAGTCACTGTCTGTCTTTCACGCCCAG CTGGCATACTGTGTGGTGCAGTTCCTGGAGAAAGACGCCACCTTGACAGAGCACGTGAGTACCTCTGGGGGGCAAGGCAGGCCCCACCCCTGCGGGTCTGACTCCTCTCTGCCTCAACTCCCACAGGTGATCCGGGGGCTGCTCAAATACTGGCCAAAAACCTGTACCCAGAAGGAG GTGATGTTTCTGGGGGAGATGGAAGAGATTCTCGACGTCATCGAGCCTTCCCAGTTTGTGAAGATCCAGGAACCCCTCTTCAAGCAGGTGGCCCGCTGTGTGTCTAGCCCCCATTTCCAG GTTGCAGAGCGGGCTCTGTATTTCTGGAACAACGAGTATATCCTGAGCCTCATTGAGGACAACTGCCACACTGTGCTGCCTGCTGTGTTTGGGACCCTCTACCAAGTCTCTAAGGAACACTGGAATCA AACCATCGTATCTCTGATCTACAATGTGCTCAAGACATTCATGGAGATGAATGGAAAGCTGTTTGATGAGCTCACAGCCTCCTACAAGCTAGAGAAGCAGCA ATGTTTAGTGTCCCTGTGTTCCTGCCAAGTGCCGGGCCATCCACGCCCAgccccccactgcctcctccagTCGTGCTCCCACGTCCTTCCAG gGAGCAGCAGAAGGCCCGGGAGCGTCAGGAGCTATGGCAAGGCCTGGAGGAGCTACGGCTACGCCGGTTACAGGGGACCCAAGGGGCCAAAGAGGCCCCCCTCCAGCGGCTTACACCCCAGGTGGCCACCAGTGGGGGTCAGAGCTAGAGATCCCCTAGAAGGGGAAGAGCTAAATTCGGAGCTCTCAGTCCCTCcatcccctctcctgcccaggggcccagagagacACACACCTACCCCTGGCCTTGCCAGAGCGGGCTTGGAGGGCTCCCTGCCTGGCCCGGCATGGGCAGCTTTTGCtatggggagaggaggagagatggTGGTCCTGGCAACAGAACTCTCAGGCCTTTGTGGCAGGACTCGACCAGGAAGCTGCCATCAGGGACTGCACCTGCCCCGCAAAGCTGGGCTCCAGACTGCAGGCAGGTTCCCACCCCGGCTCCTGCCTAGAGCGAGGGCACTTAGCCCCTTGCCTGCCCTGCCTCGTGCCAGCACGAGGTCCTTCCTCACCCCACCATGGGATCCATGGTCTATTTATTCTCCCCAGCTCACCCCCAACACAGATGCTGTCCTGGGCCTGGGgcattttctttccctcctctccctcaccctgTACTTCCTTGtcccctttttatttattgggcagggggaggggtga
- the PPP2R5B gene encoding serine/threonine-protein phosphatase 2A 56 kDa regulatory subunit beta isoform isoform X2 produces METKLPPASTPTSPSSPGLSPVPPPDKVDGFSRRSLRRARPRRSHSSSQFRYQSNQQELTPLPLLKDVPASELHELLSRKLAQCGVMFDFLDCVADLKGKEVKRAALNELVECVGSTRGVLIEPVYPDIIRMISVNIFRTLPPSENPEFDPEEDEPNLEPSWPHLQLVYEFFLRFLESPDFQPSVAKRYVDQKFVLMLLELFDSEDPREREYLKTILHRVYGKFLGLRAYIRKQCSHIFLRFIYELEHFNGVAELLEILGSIINGFALPLKTEHKQFLVRVLIPLHSVKSLSVFHAQLAYCVVQFLEKDATLTEHVIRGLLKYWPKTCTQKEVMFLGEMEEILDVIEPSQFVKIQEPLFKQVARCVSSPHFQVAERALYFWNNEYILSLIEDNCHTVLPAVFGTLYQVSKEHWNQTIVSLIYNVLKTFMEMNGKLFDELTASYKLEKQQCLVSLCSCQVPGHPRPAPHCLLQSCSHVLPGSSRRPGSVRSYGKAWRSYGYAGYRGPKGPKRPPSSGLHPRWPPVGVRARDPLEGEELNSELSVPPSPLLPRGPERHTPTPGLARAGLEGSLPGPAWAAFAMGRGGEMVVLATELSGLCGRTRPGSCHQGLHLPRKAGLQTAGRFPPRLLPRARALSPLPALPRASTRSFLTPPWDPWSIYSPQLTPNTDAVLGLGHFLSLLSLTLYFLVPFLFIGQGEG; encoded by the exons ATGGAGACAAAGCTGCCCCCTGCGagcacccccaccagcccctcttCCCCCGGGCTGTCGCCTGTGCCCCCACCCGACAAGGTGGACGGCTTCTCCCGCCGTTCCCTCCGCAGGGCCCGGCCCCGGCGCTCCCACAGCTCCTCTCAGTTCCGCTATCAGAGCAACCAGCAAGAGCTCACTCCACTGCCCCTGCTCAAAG atgTGCCAGCCTCTGAGCTGCACGAGCTGTTGAGCCGGAAGCTGGCCCAGTGTGGGGTGATGTTTGACTTCTTGGACTGTGTGGCTGACCTGAAGGGGAAGGAGGTGAAGCGGGCAGCGCTCAATGAGCTGGTGGAGTGTGTGGGGAGCACCCGGGGGGTCCTCATTGAGCCTGTCTACCCTGACATCATCCGCATG ATCTCAGTGAATATCTTCCGGACCCTGCCACCCAGTGAGAACCCTGAATTTGATCCTGAAGAGGATGAGCCCAACCTTGAGCCTTCCTGGCCACATCTGCAG CTGGTATATGAGTTTTTCCTGCGTTTCTTGGAGAGCCCAGACTTCCAACCCTCTGTGGCCAAGAGATATGTGGATCAAAAGTTTGTCCTGATG CTCCTGGAGCTATTTGATAGTGAGGACCCCCGGGAGCGTGAGTACCTCAAGACCATCCTGCACCGGGTCTATGGCAAGTTCCTGGGGCTCCGGGCCTACATCCGCAAACAGTGCAGCCACATCTTCCTCCG gTTCATCTATGAACTCGAGCACTTCAATGGTGTGGCTGAGCTGCTGGAGATCTTAGGAAG CATCATCAATGGCTTTGCGCTGCCCCTGAAGACCGAGCACAAGCAGTTCCTGGTCCGGGTCCTGATTCCCCTGCACTCTGTCAAGTCACTGTCTGTCTTTCACGCCCAG CTGGCATACTGTGTGGTGCAGTTCCTGGAGAAAGACGCCACCTTGACAGAGCAC GTGATCCGGGGGCTGCTCAAATACTGGCCAAAAACCTGTACCCAGAAGGAG GTGATGTTTCTGGGGGAGATGGAAGAGATTCTCGACGTCATCGAGCCTTCCCAGTTTGTGAAGATCCAGGAACCCCTCTTCAAGCAGGTGGCCCGCTGTGTGTCTAGCCCCCATTTCCAG GTTGCAGAGCGGGCTCTGTATTTCTGGAACAACGAGTATATCCTGAGCCTCATTGAGGACAACTGCCACACTGTGCTGCCTGCTGTGTTTGGGACCCTCTACCAAGTCTCTAAGGAACACTGGAATCA AACCATCGTATCTCTGATCTACAATGTGCTCAAGACATTCATGGAGATGAATGGAAAGCTGTTTGATGAGCTCACAGCCTCCTACAAGCTAGAGAAGCAGCA ATGTTTAGTGTCCCTGTGTTCCTGCCAAGTGCCGGGCCATCCACGCCCAgccccccactgcctcctccagTCGTGCTCCCACGTCCTTCCAG gGAGCAGCAGAAGGCCCGGGAGCGTCAGGAGCTATGGCAAGGCCTGGAGGAGCTACGGCTACGCCGGTTACAGGGGACCCAAGGGGCCAAAGAGGCCCCCCTCCAGCGGCTTACACCCCAGGTGGCCACCAGTGGGGGTCAGAGCTAGAGATCCCCTAGAAGGGGAAGAGCTAAATTCGGAGCTCTCAGTCCCTCcatcccctctcctgcccaggggcccagagagacACACACCTACCCCTGGCCTTGCCAGAGCGGGCTTGGAGGGCTCCCTGCCTGGCCCGGCATGGGCAGCTTTTGCtatggggagaggaggagagatggTGGTCCTGGCAACAGAACTCTCAGGCCTTTGTGGCAGGACTCGACCAGGAAGCTGCCATCAGGGACTGCACCTGCCCCGCAAAGCTGGGCTCCAGACTGCAGGCAGGTTCCCACCCCGGCTCCTGCCTAGAGCGAGGGCACTTAGCCCCTTGCCTGCCCTGCCTCGTGCCAGCACGAGGTCCTTCCTCACCCCACCATGGGATCCATGGTCTATTTATTCTCCCCAGCTCACCCCCAACACAGATGCTGTCCTGGGCCTGGGgcattttctttccctcctctccctcaccctgTACTTCCTTGtcccctttttatttattgggcagggggaggggtga
- the PPP2R5B gene encoding serine/threonine-protein phosphatase 2A 56 kDa regulatory subunit beta isoform isoform X4: METKLPPASTPTSPSSPGLSPVPPPDKVDGFSRRSLRRARPRRSHSSSQFRYQSNQQELTPLPLLKDVPASELHELLSRKLAQCGVMFDFLDCVADLKGKEVKRAALNELVECVGSTRGVLIEPVYPDIIRMISVNIFRTLPPSENPEFDPEEDEPNLEPSWPHLQLVYEFFLRFLESPDFQPSVAKRYVDQKFVLMLLELFDSEDPREREYLKTILHRVYGKFLGLRAYIRKQCSHIFLRFIYELEHFNGVAELLEILGSIINGFALPLKTEHKQFLVRVLIPLHSVKSLSVFHAQLAYCVVQFLEKDATLTEHVSTSGGQGRPHPCGSDSSLPQLPQVIRGLLKYWPKTCTQKEVMFLGEMEEILDVIEPSQFVKIQEPLFKQVARCVSSPHFQVAERALYFWNNEYILSLIEDNCHTVLPAVFGTLYQVSKEHWNQTIVSLIYNVLKTFMEMNGKLFDELTASYKLEKQQEQQKARERQELWQGLEELRLRRLQGTQGAKEAPLQRLTPQVATSGGQS, from the exons ATGGAGACAAAGCTGCCCCCTGCGagcacccccaccagcccctcttCCCCCGGGCTGTCGCCTGTGCCCCCACCCGACAAGGTGGACGGCTTCTCCCGCCGTTCCCTCCGCAGGGCCCGGCCCCGGCGCTCCCACAGCTCCTCTCAGTTCCGCTATCAGAGCAACCAGCAAGAGCTCACTCCACTGCCCCTGCTCAAAG atgTGCCAGCCTCTGAGCTGCACGAGCTGTTGAGCCGGAAGCTGGCCCAGTGTGGGGTGATGTTTGACTTCTTGGACTGTGTGGCTGACCTGAAGGGGAAGGAGGTGAAGCGGGCAGCGCTCAATGAGCTGGTGGAGTGTGTGGGGAGCACCCGGGGGGTCCTCATTGAGCCTGTCTACCCTGACATCATCCGCATG ATCTCAGTGAATATCTTCCGGACCCTGCCACCCAGTGAGAACCCTGAATTTGATCCTGAAGAGGATGAGCCCAACCTTGAGCCTTCCTGGCCACATCTGCAG CTGGTATATGAGTTTTTCCTGCGTTTCTTGGAGAGCCCAGACTTCCAACCCTCTGTGGCCAAGAGATATGTGGATCAAAAGTTTGTCCTGATG CTCCTGGAGCTATTTGATAGTGAGGACCCCCGGGAGCGTGAGTACCTCAAGACCATCCTGCACCGGGTCTATGGCAAGTTCCTGGGGCTCCGGGCCTACATCCGCAAACAGTGCAGCCACATCTTCCTCCG gTTCATCTATGAACTCGAGCACTTCAATGGTGTGGCTGAGCTGCTGGAGATCTTAGGAAG CATCATCAATGGCTTTGCGCTGCCCCTGAAGACCGAGCACAAGCAGTTCCTGGTCCGGGTCCTGATTCCCCTGCACTCTGTCAAGTCACTGTCTGTCTTTCACGCCCAG CTGGCATACTGTGTGGTGCAGTTCCTGGAGAAAGACGCCACCTTGACAGAGCACGTGAGTACCTCTGGGGGGCAAGGCAGGCCCCACCCCTGCGGGTCTGACTCCTCTCTGCCTCAACTCCCACAGGTGATCCGGGGGCTGCTCAAATACTGGCCAAAAACCTGTACCCAGAAGGAG GTGATGTTTCTGGGGGAGATGGAAGAGATTCTCGACGTCATCGAGCCTTCCCAGTTTGTGAAGATCCAGGAACCCCTCTTCAAGCAGGTGGCCCGCTGTGTGTCTAGCCCCCATTTCCAG GTTGCAGAGCGGGCTCTGTATTTCTGGAACAACGAGTATATCCTGAGCCTCATTGAGGACAACTGCCACACTGTGCTGCCTGCTGTGTTTGGGACCCTCTACCAAGTCTCTAAGGAACACTGGAATCA AACCATCGTATCTCTGATCTACAATGTGCTCAAGACATTCATGGAGATGAATGGAAAGCTGTTTGATGAGCTCACAGCCTCCTACAAGCTAGAGAAGCAGCA gGAGCAGCAGAAGGCCCGGGAGCGTCAGGAGCTATGGCAAGGCCTGGAGGAGCTACGGCTACGCCGGTTACAGGGGACCCAAGGGGCCAAAGAGGCCCCCCTCCAGCGGCTTACACCCCAGGTGGCCACCAGTGGGGGTCAGAGCTAG
- the PPP2R5B gene encoding serine/threonine-protein phosphatase 2A 56 kDa regulatory subunit beta isoform isoform X6, with product METKLPPASTPTSPSSPGLSPVPPPDKVDGFSRRSLRRARPRRSHSSSQFRYQSNQQELTPLPLLKDVPASELHELLSRKLAQCGVMFDFLDCVADLKGKEVKRAALNELVECVGSTRGVLIEPVYPDIIRMISVNIFRTLPPSENPEFDPEEDEPNLEPSWPHLQLVYEFFLRFLESPDFQPSVAKRYVDQKFVLMLLELFDSEDPREREYLKTILHRVYGKFLGLRAYIRKQCSHIFLRFIYELEHFNGVAELLEILGSIINGFALPLKTEHKQFLVRVLIPLHSVKSLSVFHAQLAYCVVQFLEKDATLTEHVIRGLLKYWPKTCTQKEVMFLGEMEEILDVIEPSQFVKIQEPLFKQVARCVSSPHFQVAERALYFWNNEYILSLIEDNCHTVLPAVFGTLYQVSKEHWNQTIVSLIYNVLKTFMEMNGKLFDELTASYKLEKQQEQQKARERQELWQGLEELRLRRLQGTQGAKEAPLQRLTPQVATSGGQS from the exons ATGGAGACAAAGCTGCCCCCTGCGagcacccccaccagcccctcttCCCCCGGGCTGTCGCCTGTGCCCCCACCCGACAAGGTGGACGGCTTCTCCCGCCGTTCCCTCCGCAGGGCCCGGCCCCGGCGCTCCCACAGCTCCTCTCAGTTCCGCTATCAGAGCAACCAGCAAGAGCTCACTCCACTGCCCCTGCTCAAAG atgTGCCAGCCTCTGAGCTGCACGAGCTGTTGAGCCGGAAGCTGGCCCAGTGTGGGGTGATGTTTGACTTCTTGGACTGTGTGGCTGACCTGAAGGGGAAGGAGGTGAAGCGGGCAGCGCTCAATGAGCTGGTGGAGTGTGTGGGGAGCACCCGGGGGGTCCTCATTGAGCCTGTCTACCCTGACATCATCCGCATG ATCTCAGTGAATATCTTCCGGACCCTGCCACCCAGTGAGAACCCTGAATTTGATCCTGAAGAGGATGAGCCCAACCTTGAGCCTTCCTGGCCACATCTGCAG CTGGTATATGAGTTTTTCCTGCGTTTCTTGGAGAGCCCAGACTTCCAACCCTCTGTGGCCAAGAGATATGTGGATCAAAAGTTTGTCCTGATG CTCCTGGAGCTATTTGATAGTGAGGACCCCCGGGAGCGTGAGTACCTCAAGACCATCCTGCACCGGGTCTATGGCAAGTTCCTGGGGCTCCGGGCCTACATCCGCAAACAGTGCAGCCACATCTTCCTCCG gTTCATCTATGAACTCGAGCACTTCAATGGTGTGGCTGAGCTGCTGGAGATCTTAGGAAG CATCATCAATGGCTTTGCGCTGCCCCTGAAGACCGAGCACAAGCAGTTCCTGGTCCGGGTCCTGATTCCCCTGCACTCTGTCAAGTCACTGTCTGTCTTTCACGCCCAG CTGGCATACTGTGTGGTGCAGTTCCTGGAGAAAGACGCCACCTTGACAGAGCAC GTGATCCGGGGGCTGCTCAAATACTGGCCAAAAACCTGTACCCAGAAGGAG GTGATGTTTCTGGGGGAGATGGAAGAGATTCTCGACGTCATCGAGCCTTCCCAGTTTGTGAAGATCCAGGAACCCCTCTTCAAGCAGGTGGCCCGCTGTGTGTCTAGCCCCCATTTCCAG GTTGCAGAGCGGGCTCTGTATTTCTGGAACAACGAGTATATCCTGAGCCTCATTGAGGACAACTGCCACACTGTGCTGCCTGCTGTGTTTGGGACCCTCTACCAAGTCTCTAAGGAACACTGGAATCA AACCATCGTATCTCTGATCTACAATGTGCTCAAGACATTCATGGAGATGAATGGAAAGCTGTTTGATGAGCTCACAGCCTCCTACAAGCTAGAGAAGCAGCA gGAGCAGCAGAAGGCCCGGGAGCGTCAGGAGCTATGGCAAGGCCTGGAGGAGCTACGGCTACGCCGGTTACAGGGGACCCAAGGGGCCAAAGAGGCCCCCCTCCAGCGGCTTACACCCCAGGTGGCCACCAGTGGGGGTCAGAGCTAG
- the PPP2R5B gene encoding serine/threonine-protein phosphatase 2A 56 kDa regulatory subunit beta isoform isoform X5: protein METKLPPASTPTSPSSPGLSPVPPPDKVDGFSRRSLRRARPRRSHSSSQFRYQSNQQELTPLPLLKDVPASELHELLSRKLAQCGVMFDFLDCVADLKGKEVKRAALNELVECVGSTRGVLIEPVYPDIIRMISVNIFRTLPPSENPEFDPEEDEPNLEPSWPHLQLVYEFFLRFLESPDFQPSVAKRYVDQKFVLMLLELFDSEDPREREYLKTILHRVYGKFLGLRAYIRKQCSHIFLRFIYELEHFNGVAELLEILGSIINGFALPLKTEHKQFLVRVLIPLHSVKSLSVFHAQLAYCVVQFLEKDATLTEHVIRGLLKYWPKTCTQKEVMFLGEMEEILDVIEPSQFVKIQEPLFKQVARCVSSPHFQVAERALYFWNNEYILSLIEDNCHTVLPAVFGTLYQVSKEHWNQTIVSLIYNVLKTFMEMNGKLFDELTASYKLEKQQCLVSLCSCQVPGHPRPAPHCLLQSCSHVLPGMELPPLQLHHRRPGPVSQCPLP from the exons ATGGAGACAAAGCTGCCCCCTGCGagcacccccaccagcccctcttCCCCCGGGCTGTCGCCTGTGCCCCCACCCGACAAGGTGGACGGCTTCTCCCGCCGTTCCCTCCGCAGGGCCCGGCCCCGGCGCTCCCACAGCTCCTCTCAGTTCCGCTATCAGAGCAACCAGCAAGAGCTCACTCCACTGCCCCTGCTCAAAG atgTGCCAGCCTCTGAGCTGCACGAGCTGTTGAGCCGGAAGCTGGCCCAGTGTGGGGTGATGTTTGACTTCTTGGACTGTGTGGCTGACCTGAAGGGGAAGGAGGTGAAGCGGGCAGCGCTCAATGAGCTGGTGGAGTGTGTGGGGAGCACCCGGGGGGTCCTCATTGAGCCTGTCTACCCTGACATCATCCGCATG ATCTCAGTGAATATCTTCCGGACCCTGCCACCCAGTGAGAACCCTGAATTTGATCCTGAAGAGGATGAGCCCAACCTTGAGCCTTCCTGGCCACATCTGCAG CTGGTATATGAGTTTTTCCTGCGTTTCTTGGAGAGCCCAGACTTCCAACCCTCTGTGGCCAAGAGATATGTGGATCAAAAGTTTGTCCTGATG CTCCTGGAGCTATTTGATAGTGAGGACCCCCGGGAGCGTGAGTACCTCAAGACCATCCTGCACCGGGTCTATGGCAAGTTCCTGGGGCTCCGGGCCTACATCCGCAAACAGTGCAGCCACATCTTCCTCCG gTTCATCTATGAACTCGAGCACTTCAATGGTGTGGCTGAGCTGCTGGAGATCTTAGGAAG CATCATCAATGGCTTTGCGCTGCCCCTGAAGACCGAGCACAAGCAGTTCCTGGTCCGGGTCCTGATTCCCCTGCACTCTGTCAAGTCACTGTCTGTCTTTCACGCCCAG CTGGCATACTGTGTGGTGCAGTTCCTGGAGAAAGACGCCACCTTGACAGAGCAC GTGATCCGGGGGCTGCTCAAATACTGGCCAAAAACCTGTACCCAGAAGGAG GTGATGTTTCTGGGGGAGATGGAAGAGATTCTCGACGTCATCGAGCCTTCCCAGTTTGTGAAGATCCAGGAACCCCTCTTCAAGCAGGTGGCCCGCTGTGTGTCTAGCCCCCATTTCCAG GTTGCAGAGCGGGCTCTGTATTTCTGGAACAACGAGTATATCCTGAGCCTCATTGAGGACAACTGCCACACTGTGCTGCCTGCTGTGTTTGGGACCCTCTACCAAGTCTCTAAGGAACACTGGAATCA AACCATCGTATCTCTGATCTACAATGTGCTCAAGACATTCATGGAGATGAATGGAAAGCTGTTTGATGAGCTCACAGCCTCCTACAAGCTAGAGAAGCAGCA ATGTTTAGTGTCCCTGTGTTCCTGCCAAGTGCCGGGCCATCCACGCCCAgccccccactgcctcctccagTCGTGCTCCCACGTCCTTCCAGGTATGGAGCTTCCTCCCCTTCAGCTTCACCACCGCAGACCGGGGCCAGTTTCCCAATGCCCTCTGCCCTAA